The Rhopalosiphum maidis isolate BTI-1 chromosome 1, ASM367621v3, whole genome shotgun sequence genome has a segment encoding these proteins:
- the LOC113560223 gene encoding RNA polymerase I-specific transcription initiation factor RRN3-like isoform X2 — translation MVHKQDAELVTLLKDARNCVNILNENLTLFVKVILILKWMNRSDEVVSEYRGFLLDVCTAHNYHTKFAIEQLVTCFSHVDSNVFDRVNSMPSEEEERGFKNVHMTLEALLKVIPLAKDLLMTALKRKFPYKKSSVESHLHYIHNLLFVTEYEKSLRKQILSLIVSKLVEIDVHIPREELDRLGSNVNIEIEDIFPMDVDGEYMQVDPDKLEAESFSHILDVCLRRLFMYMNTTCHDPNGDLLWNDTKSLYHDLLSVFESEILPTYNSSHIQYVIYYFISFKTTLAENFSNWLWKKCCDVSSPSTIRQAAAGYLASFLCRAPFVLNSVLKNILFEMSTWCNNYINRVDKSVKVVNEDLLRWHAVFYSMCQSLFYIISFRHHDLMDSKRNLKFMENLNLSKIVTCRLSPLRLCCSTVVNRFAHITKTYQLTYCYVVMDGHIRITDQSIKDEWLYSFFPFDLYVLPRSKDFIMSDLYRHFDDDINKHTNDDEEDKDSSLLIDTMDISPSMLSTSSPAKTDWLGQLVNQHR, via the exons ATGGTGCATAAACAG gaTGCTGAACTTGTTACGTTATTGAAAGATGCAAGAAATTGtgtgaatattttgaatgaaaatcTTACACTTTTTGTTAAAGTCATATTG attttaaaatggatGAACAGAAGTGATGAAGTTGTAAGTGAATACCGAGGATTTCTTCTTGATGTTTGTACTGCGCACAATTATCATACAAAATTTGCAATAGAACAACTTGTAACATGTTTTTCTCAtg tggACAGTAATGTTTTTGATCGTGTCAATAGTATGCCTAGTGAAGAAGAAGAAAgaggatttaaaaatgttcacatGACTCTTGAAGCCCTTTTAAAAGTCATTCCAtt agCAAAAGATTTATTAATGACAGCTCTTAAAAGAAAGTTTCCTTACAAAAAAAGCAGTGTCGAATCTCATCtgcattatatacacaatttattatttgtaactgAATATGAAAAATCTTTAAGAAAACAAATCCTTAGTCTTATTGTTAGCAA GCTAGTAGAAATTGATGTTCACATACCCAGGGAAGAATTAGATAGACTCGGatcaaatgtaaatattgaaatcgAAGACATTTTCCCTATGGATGTTGATGGAGAATATATGCAGGTAGATCCTGATAAATTAGAAGCAGAAAGTTTTTCACATATACTAGATGTTTGCCTAAGGAGgctatttatgtatatgaatACTACATGTCATGATCCTAATGGTGATTTATT gtgGAATGATACTAAATCATTATACCACGACTTATTGTCAGTATTTGAAAGTGAAATTCTTCCAACATATAACAGTAGTCATATTCAATatgtaatttactattttattagttttaaaacaacaCTAGCAGAAAATTTTAGCAATTGGCTGTGGAAAAAATGTTGTGATGTGTCATCACCATCAACTATACGACAAGCTGCAGCTGGTTATTTAGCTAGTTTTCTTTGCAGAGCACCATTTGTATTAAACAG tgttttgaaGAATATTCTTTTTGAAATGTCTACATGgtgtaataactatataaatagagTAGATAAATCGGTTAAAGTAGTAAATGAAGATTTGTTAAGATGGCATGcagtattttattcaatgtgccaatcattattttacattatttctttTAGACATCATGATCTGATGGATAGCAAACgaa ATCTAAAATTTatggaaaatttaaatctttctAAAATAGTCACATGTAGATTAAGCCCATTACGTTTATGTTGTTCGACAGTAGTCAATCGTTTTGCACATATTACTAAAACTTATCAGTtaacatattgttatgtaGTTATGGATGGTCACATAAGAATCACTGATCAATCCATCAAAGATGAATGGTTATATTCTTTCTTTCCATTTGATTTGTATGTTCTTCCCAG gtcaAAAGATTTCATAATGTCTGATTTATATAGACATTTTGatgatgatataaataaacatactaaTGATGATGAGGAAGACAAAGATTCATCATTGCTTATTGATACCATGGATATCAGTCCAAGTATGTTATCTACAAGCTCACCAGCAAAAACTGATTGGCTTGGACAACTAGTAAATCAACATCGATAA
- the LOC113560892 gene encoding RNA polymerase I-specific transcription initiation factor RRN3-like has translation MSSFQAPKSTNYNLNNSISSPSILKKCGKQTINNVPGRRVCFDLFKNLKLLLINYDSNNKTDLIEYNNLICDIRDLATEINDNELIKLLKDARNCVNILNENLTLFVKVILILKWMNRSDDVVKEYRLFLLNVCTAYSYHTQFAIEQLVACFSHVDSAACDRVNCMPSQEEERGFLNVHVTLEALLKAIPLAKDLLISALKKKFPYKTNSSYSHLHYIHNLLYIVEYEPNLRKNILSLIINKLVEIDVHIPKNELDRLESNINIEDIFPMDVDDGGCIKVDPNKVEEEHFSDTLDICLKRIFIYMKTVCHNPNGSLLWDSTKLFYHDLLSIFESEILPTYNSSHIQYVIYYFLSFKITLAENFSNWLLKKCCDVSSPSTLRQAAAGYLASFLCRAPFITNNVLKNMLFEISTWCNKYINSVDKSVRVVDEELLRWHAVFYSMCQALFYIISFRHQDLMDNKRNLRFMENLNLSNIVTCRLSPLRLCCSKVVDRFAHITKMYQLTYCYVVMDGHIRVTDQSIKDEWLYSYFPFDPYVLPRSKNMIIPDLYRDIDSIKSCQNEERYVDKIPSSLPENMDISPSMVLSPSPARTDWLGQFAYGNNTQILF, from the exons ATGTCATCATTCCAGGCTCCAAAAAGTACTAATTACAACTTGAATAATTCTATAAGCTCACcgtctattttaaaaaaatgtggaaagcaaacaataaataatgtacctgGTCGAAGAGTGTGTtttgatttattcaaaaacttgaaattattGCTCATCAACTATGACAGCAATAACAAAACTGATCTAATAGAGTATAACAATCTAATTTGTGACATTAGAGACTTGGCTACCGAAATTAAT GATAATGAACTTATCAAGTTATTGAAAGATGCCAGAAATTGTGTGAATATTCTAAATGAAAATCTTACACTTTTTGTTAAAGTTATATTg attttaaaatggatGAATAGAAGTGATGATGTAGTCAAGGaatatcgattatttttactcaatGTTTGTACTGCATACAGTTATCATACACAATTTGCAATAGAACAACTTGTGGCATGTTTTTCTCATG TGGACAGCGCTGCTTGTGATCGTGTCAATTGTATGCCATCTCAAGAAGAAGAAAGAGGATTTCTAAATGTCCATGTGACTCTTGAAGCTCTTTTGAAAGCCATTCCGTT agcaaaagatttattaatatcagctctaaaaaaaaagtttccaTACAAGACAAACAGTTCTTACTCCCACCTTCATTACATACACAATTTACTTTACATAGTTGAATATGAACCAaacttaagaaaaaatattctcaGCCTCATTATTAACAA ATTAGTAGAAATTGATGTTCATATACCCAAAAACGAACTAGACAGATtagaatcaaatattaatattgaagacATATTCCCAATGGATGTGGATGATGGAGGGTGCATTAAAGTTGATCCTAATAAAGTCGAAGAGGAACATTTTTCAGATACATTAGATATTTgtcttaaaagaatatttatttatatgaaaactgTTTGTCATAACCCTAATGGTAGtttatt atGGGATAGtactaaattgttttatcatgATTTGTTATCAATATTTGAAAGTGAAATTCTACCAACGTATAACAGTAGTCATATTCAGTatgtaatttactattttcttagttttaaaataactctagcagaaaattttagtaattggttattaaaaaaatgttgcgaTGTATCATCTCCGTCTACTTTACGACAGGCAGCAGCTGGTTATTTAGCTAGTTTTCTATGCAGAGCACCATTTATTACGAATAA tgtgCTGAAGAATATGCtttttgaaatctccacatggtgtaataaatatataaatagtgtaGATAAATCTGTTAGAGTAGTAGATGAAGAATTATTAAGATGGCATGcagtattttattcaatgtgTCAAgcattattctatataatttctttCAGACATCAAGATTTAATGGATAATAAACGAA atctTAGGTTtatggaaaatttaaatttgtctaaTATAGTGACATGCAGATTAAGCCCATTACGTCTATGTTGTTCAAAAGTAGTTGATCGTTTTGcacatattacaaaaatgtatcaacTAACTTATTGTTATGTGGTAATGGATGGTCATATTAGAGTCACTGATCAATCAATCAAGGATGAATGGTTATACTCTTACTTTCCATTTGATCCATATGTTCTTCCTCG atcgaAGAATATGATTATACCAGATTTATACAGAGATATCGATAGTATAAAAAGTTGCCAAAATGAAGAAAGATATGTTGACAAAATTCCTTCATCCCTTCCAGAAAACATGGACATAAGTCCTAGTATGGTATTATCTCCTTCGCCTGCAAGAACAGATTGGTTAGGACAGTTTGCATATGGAAATaacacacaaatattattttga
- the LOC113560223 gene encoding RNA polymerase I-specific transcription initiation factor RRN3-like isoform X1 codes for MSSYRTTKSGTHNLRPPSTSTPTILKKRNTQLNNVPKQKVQINLVDNLKALLISFDQNNDKEKLKYNNLICDIRDAGIEIKDAELVTLLKDARNCVNILNENLTLFVKVILILKWMNRSDEVVSEYRGFLLDVCTAHNYHTKFAIEQLVTCFSHVDSNVFDRVNSMPSEEEERGFKNVHMTLEALLKVIPLAKDLLMTALKRKFPYKKSSVESHLHYIHNLLFVTEYEKSLRKQILSLIVSKLVEIDVHIPREELDRLGSNVNIEIEDIFPMDVDGEYMQVDPDKLEAESFSHILDVCLRRLFMYMNTTCHDPNGDLLWNDTKSLYHDLLSVFESEILPTYNSSHIQYVIYYFISFKTTLAENFSNWLWKKCCDVSSPSTIRQAAAGYLASFLCRAPFVLNSVLKNILFEMSTWCNNYINRVDKSVKVVNEDLLRWHAVFYSMCQSLFYIISFRHHDLMDSKRNLKFMENLNLSKIVTCRLSPLRLCCSTVVNRFAHITKTYQLTYCYVVMDGHIRITDQSIKDEWLYSFFPFDLYVLPRSKDFIMSDLYRHFDDDINKHTNDDEEDKDSSLLIDTMDISPSMLSTSSPAKTDWLGQLVNQHR; via the exons atgtcatCATATCGTACTACTAAAAGTGGTACACACAACTTACGGCCACCGAGTACAAGTACACctacaatattgaaaaaacgTAACACACAGTTGAATAATGTACCAAAACAAAAAGTACAAATCAATCTTGTTGACAACCTGAAAGCGTTGCTTATTAGTTTTgatcaaaataatgataaagaaaaacttaaatacaataatcttATATGTGATATCAGAGATGCTGGTATTGAAATAAag gaTGCTGAACTTGTTACGTTATTGAAAGATGCAAGAAATTGtgtgaatattttgaatgaaaatcTTACACTTTTTGTTAAAGTCATATTG attttaaaatggatGAACAGAAGTGATGAAGTTGTAAGTGAATACCGAGGATTTCTTCTTGATGTTTGTACTGCGCACAATTATCATACAAAATTTGCAATAGAACAACTTGTAACATGTTTTTCTCAtg tggACAGTAATGTTTTTGATCGTGTCAATAGTATGCCTAGTGAAGAAGAAGAAAgaggatttaaaaatgttcacatGACTCTTGAAGCCCTTTTAAAAGTCATTCCAtt agCAAAAGATTTATTAATGACAGCTCTTAAAAGAAAGTTTCCTTACAAAAAAAGCAGTGTCGAATCTCATCtgcattatatacacaatttattatttgtaactgAATATGAAAAATCTTTAAGAAAACAAATCCTTAGTCTTATTGTTAGCAA GCTAGTAGAAATTGATGTTCACATACCCAGGGAAGAATTAGATAGACTCGGatcaaatgtaaatattgaaatcgAAGACATTTTCCCTATGGATGTTGATGGAGAATATATGCAGGTAGATCCTGATAAATTAGAAGCAGAAAGTTTTTCACATATACTAGATGTTTGCCTAAGGAGgctatttatgtatatgaatACTACATGTCATGATCCTAATGGTGATTTATT gtgGAATGATACTAAATCATTATACCACGACTTATTGTCAGTATTTGAAAGTGAAATTCTTCCAACATATAACAGTAGTCATATTCAATatgtaatttactattttattagttttaaaacaacaCTAGCAGAAAATTTTAGCAATTGGCTGTGGAAAAAATGTTGTGATGTGTCATCACCATCAACTATACGACAAGCTGCAGCTGGTTATTTAGCTAGTTTTCTTTGCAGAGCACCATTTGTATTAAACAG tgttttgaaGAATATTCTTTTTGAAATGTCTACATGgtgtaataactatataaatagagTAGATAAATCGGTTAAAGTAGTAAATGAAGATTTGTTAAGATGGCATGcagtattttattcaatgtgccaatcattattttacattatttctttTAGACATCATGATCTGATGGATAGCAAACgaa ATCTAAAATTTatggaaaatttaaatctttctAAAATAGTCACATGTAGATTAAGCCCATTACGTTTATGTTGTTCGACAGTAGTCAATCGTTTTGCACATATTACTAAAACTTATCAGTtaacatattgttatgtaGTTATGGATGGTCACATAAGAATCACTGATCAATCCATCAAAGATGAATGGTTATATTCTTTCTTTCCATTTGATTTGTATGTTCTTCCCAG gtcaAAAGATTTCATAATGTCTGATTTATATAGACATTTTGatgatgatataaataaacatactaaTGATGATGAGGAAGACAAAGATTCATCATTGCTTATTGATACCATGGATATCAGTCCAAGTATGTTATCTACAAGCTCACCAGCAAAAACTGATTGGCTTGGACAACTAGTAAATCAACATCGATAA
- the LOC113550306 gene encoding uncharacterized protein LOC113550306, which yields MVVLLAKLSAGPGKSSCSVSHTRKKDCGLPEVLLTDIPMECTSLVFHTVLVDPNTGVVKTSSDEENDTLNILLESGKDVIIYYGRYQYEWIKMLANEASNGGKNSLKEMEALKTFLAERPAITAIVLIGLQYPVDATAEFPTYTEDFKKYLNVFKTTLPDMLIGLDLFGFSLIDQYTYPKFKWLDIKEINGAIDFYAVTTESFNLCGNEFRNTGCAPMNGDMNHTLDKLKDVLQQACIPIEKTYFKFRTTPTSPDNSLTLCDLNYEKMCTQPQVANDWCSDTQSSYNEKGQYAQKYGVGFMVIFIDYDDPGNCCNCDKPYPAFHAILDGFNGVSTKTCDLLKRP from the exons ATGGTGGTGTTGTTGGCAAAGCTCTCCGCGG GCCCTGGAAAATCGTCATGTAGTGTTAGTCATACTCGCAAAAAGGATTGTGGTCTCCCGGAAGTCCTATTAACAGACATACCAATGGAGTGCACGTCTTTAGTTTTCCATACGGTTTTAGTAGATCCAAATACTGGGGTTGTTAAAACCAGTTCAGATGAAGAAaacg acACTTTAAACATATTGTTGGAAAGTGGTAAggatgtaattatatattacggcCGATATCAATATGAATGGATAAAGATGCTTGCTAATGAAGCTTCTAATGGAggaaaaaattcattaaaggAAATGGAAGCCTTAAAGACTTTTTTGGCTGAACGTCCAGCGATCACTGCTATTGTACTTATAGGTTTACAATATCCG GTTGATGCCACAGCAGAATTTCCGACATATACTGaagatttcaaaaaatatctcAATGTGTTCAAAACTACTTTACCAGACATGTTAATTGGGTTGGATTTATTCGGATTTTCTTTAATAGATCAGTATACCTACCCAAAATTCAAAT ggtTGGATATCAAAGAAATAAATGGCGCTATTGACTTTTACGCTGTTACTACGGAGAGTTTTAACTTATGCGGTAATGAATTTAGAAATACCGGATGTGCTCCAATGAATGGAGATATGAATCATACATtg GATAAATTAAAAGATGTATTACAGCAGGCATGTATTCCAatagaaaaaacatattttaaattcagaaCTACCCCAACATCACCTGATAATTCACTTACTCTTTGTGATCTGAATTATGAAAAG atgtgTACACAGCCACAAGTAGCAAATGATTGGTGTTCAGATACTCAATCATCATATaatgaaaaa ggtCAATATGCGCAAAAATACGGAGTAGgttttatggttatttttattgattatgatGATCCTGGTAATTGCTGTAACTGTGATAAACCATACCCTGCTTTCCATGCTATTCTTGATGGTTTTAATGGTGTTTCTACAAAAACTTGTGACTTATTAAAAAGGccttaa
- the LOC113561273 gene encoding B-cell CLL/lymphoma 7 protein family member A: MMSRSVRAETRSRAKDDIKRVMQVVDKVRRWEKKWVTIGETTMKIYKWVPIISNEQKKKSKEHSHSNKENILGKRPIEATHSNFSIADDSNTSFSVSDSHSQEPTEFATQLGFSEDSNSQNSEPPPAKQMKTE, translated from the exons ATGATGTCTCGGTCAGTGCGTGCGGAGACCAGAAGCAGAGCCAAAGATGACATTAAGAGAGTCATGCAAGTGGTGGACAAGGTCCGCCGGTG GGAAAAAAAATGGGTAACAATCGGAGAGACTACcatgaaaatatacaaatggGTACCCATAATATCCAACGAACAG aagaAAAAGTCTAAAGAACATTCTCACTCGAACAAAGAAAACATATTGGGCAAAAGACCAATTGAGGCTACACACTCAAACTTCTCCATTGCTGACGACTCAAATACCT cattttCTGTCAGTGATTCCCATTCTCAAGAACCAACCGAATTTGCCACCCAGTTGGGTTTTTCGGAAGATTCCAACTCACAGAACAGTGAACCACCACCGGCTAAACAAATGAAAACTGAATAA